A single Methanothrix sp. DNA region contains:
- a CDS encoding NuoM family protein, protein MISNALSLMILIPLLGAAVSFFAGTRAKFVALIASLAPLLLSLQMYMEFDKSSTMMQFVESYDWVPSIGVKYTLGVDGIGFPLVLLSTIVTVLVIIYSWGETKKPNQYFALLLLNEVGVLGVFTALDFFLFYIFWEIVLIPMFFLIGSWGGPRKDYAAIKFFIYTHVASLVMLLAIFALYFTYQLPDGSRTFDMLTLLKATQNPEIFPKALLNIIFVGLLLGFLVKMPAFPFHTWLPDAHVEAPTAGSVVLAALLLKMGGYGLFRIIVPMLDYVDKAFITIIAVIAVLSIVYGALLALAQKDIKKLVAYSSVSHMGFVTLGAVALVPLSIQGAMFQQFSHGIITCVLFMSAGTIQHVVGTRIIADLGGLADRMPKFAVIMMAGFMASLGLPGMSGFIAEFMTLTGAYATLPTYVMIVVFLSIVITAAYHLWAMQKAMFGPILRKYMDVHDPHAYELLSMSVIILLTLLFGLQPHLMTDIMGTAANQLLQPVATLSEMGVI, encoded by the coding sequence ATGATCTCAAATGCTCTCTCATTGATGATCCTCATTCCCTTATTGGGAGCGGCGGTATCCTTCTTTGCGGGAACGCGGGCCAAATTCGTGGCACTGATCGCCTCGCTTGCACCTCTGCTGTTATCCTTGCAAATGTACATGGAGTTCGATAAGAGCTCAACTATGATGCAGTTCGTGGAGAGTTATGACTGGGTTCCCTCCATCGGAGTCAAGTATACATTGGGCGTCGATGGCATAGGATTCCCTCTGGTTCTTCTCTCCACTATAGTCACCGTACTGGTGATAATATACTCCTGGGGAGAGACAAAGAAGCCCAATCAATACTTCGCCCTGCTTCTCTTGAATGAGGTGGGAGTCTTAGGAGTGTTCACAGCGCTGGACTTCTTCCTGTTCTATATCTTCTGGGAGATAGTGCTCATACCCATGTTCTTCCTGATCGGATCATGGGGCGGACCGAGAAAGGACTATGCAGCCATCAAGTTCTTCATCTACACTCACGTGGCCAGCCTGGTGATGCTCCTGGCGATATTCGCTCTGTACTTCACCTATCAGCTGCCGGATGGATCGAGGACCTTTGATATGCTGACCCTCCTGAAGGCCACCCAGAACCCGGAGATCTTCCCGAAGGCCCTGCTCAACATCATCTTCGTAGGCCTGCTGCTCGGGTTCCTGGTGAAGATGCCCGCCTTCCCCTTCCATACCTGGCTGCCGGATGCCCACGTCGAGGCGCCGACGGCAGGCTCAGTGGTGCTTGCTGCACTCCTCTTGAAGATGGGCGGATATGGTCTGTTCAGGATCATAGTTCCCATGCTCGATTACGTTGACAAGGCCTTTATCACCATAATCGCCGTAATCGCTGTCCTCTCCATCGTCTACGGGGCACTCCTGGCCCTGGCACAGAAGGACATCAAGAAACTGGTGGCCTACTCATCAGTGAGCCACATGGGATTTGTGACATTGGGAGCAGTGGCCCTGGTGCCGTTATCCATCCAGGGAGCCATGTTCCAGCAGTTCTCCCACGGCATCATAACCTGCGTGCTCTTCATGTCCGCCGGCACCATCCAGCATGTCGTCGGCACCAGGATCATTGCAGATCTGGGAGGATTGGCTGACAGAATGCCCAAGTTCGCTGTCATCATGATGGCTGGCTTTATGGCCTCATTGGGCCTGCCGGGCATGAGCGGATTTATTGCTGAGTTCATGACGCTGACAGGGGCTTATGCCACTCTTCCAACCTATGTCATGATAGTGGTCTTCCTGAGCATAGTGATCACTGCGGCCTATCATCTCTGGGCCATGCAGAAGGCCATGTTTGGACCGATTCTGAGGAAGTATATGGATGTGCACGATCCGCATGCCTATGAGCTGCTCAGTATGAGCGTGATAATTCTGCTCACCTTGCTCTTCGGCCTGCAGCCGCATCTGATGACGGATATTATGGGCACAGCAGCAAACCAGCTATTGCAGCCGGTTGCAACCTTATCTGAGATGGGGGTGATCTGA
- a CDS encoding NADH-quinone oxidoreductase subunit N, protein MDFSHYAPLWGEALLTALALLILLQGALKKNGGKIPGYLSLVGLVAALGLVSSNLMMAKPAALFFFDTISVDALSQFFKAVFLIVSLLVVISSLSRYTGKGADEYYALLLLATVGMMVVSSSIDLVTLFIGFELASLATYAMAAFDKTKKNLEAAMKYFIYGSVSSAFMLFGFSLLYGMTGSTKLADVAAASVESFGAATLVALLFVVAGFAFKMALVPFHMWAPDTYEGAPALVSALLAAGSKKMGFAAAFRVLMIALVAMRLEWYLAFAILAAVTMTLGNLAACWQNNVRRILAYSSIAQAGYIAMGFAVVGKAWGDAPVDVLNLGVQQMALLGIAGALLLVLAHALMKTGAFIATAQVAPISPKESESDPDDISNYAGLISRAPITAICMMVLMFALAGIPPTAGFVGKLVLFASVYYSGLVWLVILAILNSALSLVYYLRIISYMILKEPEGPKISEAKGYVAGIVLATLAVVYIGVFPDQFINWALQAATALLPQ, encoded by the coding sequence GTGGACTTTTCTCACTACGCACCCCTCTGGGGAGAGGCGTTACTGACGGCTCTAGCATTGCTTATCCTGCTGCAAGGAGCCCTGAAGAAGAATGGTGGAAAGATTCCAGGCTACCTGAGCCTTGTCGGGCTGGTTGCAGCCCTGGGGCTGGTATCAAGCAACCTGATGATGGCCAAGCCTGCAGCCCTGTTCTTCTTTGATACCATATCAGTAGACGCCCTGTCCCAGTTCTTCAAGGCAGTCTTCCTGATCGTATCTCTGCTGGTAGTGATATCATCCCTATCCAGATACACAGGAAAGGGAGCAGACGAATACTATGCTCTGCTCCTCCTGGCCACTGTGGGCATGATGGTGGTCTCCAGTTCCATAGATCTGGTTACACTGTTCATAGGCTTCGAGCTGGCCAGTCTGGCTACATATGCCATGGCAGCATTTGATAAGACGAAGAAGAACCTGGAGGCGGCAATGAAGTACTTCATCTATGGCTCTGTCTCCTCGGCGTTCATGCTCTTCGGCTTCTCTCTGCTCTATGGCATGACTGGATCGACAAAGCTCGCTGATGTGGCTGCAGCCTCCGTTGAATCCTTCGGAGCGGCGACATTGGTGGCTCTGCTCTTCGTCGTTGCCGGGTTTGCCTTCAAGATGGCGCTGGTTCCCTTCCATATGTGGGCTCCTGATACCTACGAGGGGGCACCGGCCCTGGTCTCAGCGCTGCTTGCTGCCGGCTCCAAGAAGATGGGATTTGCAGCCGCCTTCAGGGTTCTCATGATCGCCCTGGTGGCCATGAGATTGGAGTGGTACCTCGCCTTTGCCATACTGGCTGCAGTTACCATGACCCTGGGGAACCTGGCCGCCTGCTGGCAGAACAATGTCCGGCGCATACTGGCATATTCGTCAATCGCCCAGGCGGGCTATATCGCCATGGGCTTTGCAGTGGTAGGAAAGGCCTGGGGAGATGCTCCAGTTGATGTCTTGAACCTTGGCGTGCAGCAGATGGCCCTGCTGGGCATAGCAGGGGCATTGCTCCTGGTACTGGCACATGCCCTGATGAAGACGGGCGCTTTCATCGCTACAGCTCAGGTTGCACCGATATCACCCAAAGAGAGCGAATCGGATCCGGATGACATATCAAACTATGCAGGGCTCATCAGCAGGGCGCCCATCACTGCTATCTGCATGATGGTGCTCATGTTCGCCCTGGCTGGCATACCACCAACAGCTGGATTTGTGGGCAAGTTAGTGCTCTTCGCCTCAGTCTACTACTCCGGCCTGGTCTGGCTGGTGATTCTGGCCATCCTGAACAGCGCTCTGTCCCTGGTGTACTACCTGAGGATCATCAGTTATATGATCCTGAAGGAGCCAGAAGGGCCCAAGATCTCTGAGGCTAAGGGATATGTCGCCGGTATTGTCCTGGCGACTCTCGCCGTCGTCTATATCGGCGTATTCCCCGATCAGTTCATCAACTGGGCACTGCAGGCAGCAACAGCACTGCTGCCTCAGTAA
- a CDS encoding ABC transporter permease, which translates to MMYEFSIAKRHILRNPRMALFTVAAVTLAVAVIVVFMGIMSGFQDEIITTTVENNPHIYIQPKKDENYVHLYRTVSDILWAYPEVEAVSARLAGKGAAKHKDEVQAISFLGVNPEDEDRMMDVQGDIISGDFQDLERRKYAAFIGTGLAEKLKLDPEEGFTLARGNRSVRIKVAGLFKTGTAADDSLIYIPLILAQDLIGMGDVVSEVDAKVADIYRASLITADLNRRLGYDSKSWQDLNADILTLIETQRVFAWIFYFLIIAIAGFGIANTMIMIVSRRTREIGILMAMGATRRSVLKIFILESLILAPPSALLGGILAYLAAQLIMSYDIELPSEIYMVSKMTVAMRPEFFIWAMAIALGVNFAAGLYPAWKASRMDPVVAIAGG; encoded by the coding sequence ATGATGTACGAGTTCTCCATTGCCAAGAGACATATCCTGAGAAACCCCAGGATGGCCCTGTTCACAGTTGCTGCTGTGACACTAGCAGTGGCAGTGATTGTGGTCTTCATGGGTATCATGAGCGGCTTTCAGGATGAGATCATAACCACAACTGTGGAGAACAATCCCCACATCTACATTCAGCCGAAGAAGGATGAGAACTATGTCCACCTCTACAGGACAGTCTCAGATATTCTATGGGCATATCCGGAGGTAGAGGCGGTCTCAGCAAGGCTGGCAGGAAAAGGAGCGGCCAAGCACAAAGACGAGGTTCAAGCGATCAGCTTTCTGGGCGTCAATCCAGAGGACGAGGACAGGATGATGGACGTTCAGGGCGATATAATCTCAGGAGACTTCCAGGATCTGGAGCGCAGGAAGTATGCTGCTTTCATTGGAACTGGTCTGGCGGAGAAGCTGAAGCTCGATCCTGAGGAGGGCTTCACCCTGGCGAGGGGGAACAGATCGGTCCGGATAAAGGTGGCCGGCCTCTTTAAGACCGGCACAGCAGCGGACGATTCTTTGATATATATCCCTCTGATCCTGGCCCAGGATCTGATAGGGATGGGTGATGTGGTCTCCGAGGTCGATGCCAAGGTGGCTGACATCTACCGGGCCTCGCTCATCACCGCCGACCTCAATCGGCGGCTTGGGTATGACTCAAAATCCTGGCAGGACTTGAATGCCGACATCCTCACCCTTATTGAGACTCAGAGGGTCTTCGCCTGGATATTCTATTTCCTGATCATTGCCATCGCTGGATTTGGCATTGCCAACACCATGATCATGATAGTCTCCCGTCGGACGCGGGAGATCGGCATTCTCATGGCCATGGGCGCGACCCGCCGGTCAGTGCTCAAGATATTCATCCTGGAGAGCCTGATCCTGGCCCCGCCTTCTGCTCTGCTGGGAGGGATTCTGGCTTATCTGGCCGCTCAGCTCATAATGTCCTATGATATCGAGCTGCCCTCGGAGATCTATATGGTCTCAAAAATGACTGTAGCCATGAGGCCGGAGTTCTTCATCTGGGCGATGGCCATCGCCTTGGGGGTCAACTTCGCAGCCGGGCTGTATCCCGCCTGGAAGGCCTCCCGAATGGATCCTGTGGTAGCGATTGCAGGCGGATGA
- the uvrA gene encoding excinuclease ABC subunit UvrA — translation MKSIIIKGAREHNLKNIDVKLPRDSLIVITGVSGSGKSTLAFDTIYAEGQRRYVESLSAYARQFLGQMDKPDVDSIDGLSPAISIEQKTTSKNPRSTVGTVTEIYDYLRLLYARIGVPHCPEHGIRIESQSPERIAVSILEEMKKKEEGKKEEGRSEEDRMVTILAPVIRQKKGTYGQLLKDLNAEGFARVRLNGQIIRTDEEIELDRYRKHNIDVVIDRLDPGEDKSRLVEAIEKALKKAEGLVYVLDENGRERVYSARMACPVCGLVFEELQPRMFSFNSPFGACESCNGLGFRMEFDPDLIIPDKDRCIADGAVALYRNIIDGWRGQHLAAVAKHFGFDIFTPIKDLTSEQYDALMYGSDDKIRMNMSMKNGDVYWSHRSQWEGLIPQSIRLYSQTSSEYRREELERFMRVLPCPSCQGKRLKEKILAVKILDRSIADVSDLSVSDCNQFFLHLDERLSAKDREIARQVLKEIRSRLGFLEHVGLGYLTLSRNAGSLSGGEAQRIRLATQIGSNLTGVLYVLDEPSIGLHQRDNSRLIETLKKLRDLGNTLIVVEHDEDTIRNADHVLDIGPGAGIHGGYVVAEGTPVEIEANPKSLTGQYLCGKKRIDVPAKRRRSHKFIHLSGCRENNLKNIDVDIPLGILTVVTGVSGSGKSTLIYDTLYRALMKRIYHSSESPGEYDHISFDAEVDKVIVIDQSPIGRTPRSNPATYTKVFDPIRQAFAQTKEARVRGYKGGRFSFNVQGGRCENCHGDGLIKIEMNFLADVYIECEECKGSRYNQETLEVKYKGKSIAQVLDMTVEEAREHFENIPAIRSKLDTLLGVGLGYIKLGQSSTTLSGGEAQRIKLTRELAKRGTGRTVYLLDEPTTGLHFDDVKRLIQVLDDLVAKGNTVVVIEHNLDVIKSADYIIDMGPEGGDAGGRVVAIGTPEEVARVKRSHTGRFLRERLKIEEETVPSASDAPSEQKRMACAARM, via the coding sequence ATGAAATCAATCATAATAAAAGGTGCCCGCGAGCACAACCTGAAAAACATCGATGTCAAGCTTCCCCGGGACAGCCTGATCGTCATCACCGGCGTCTCAGGCTCGGGCAAATCCACCCTGGCCTTCGATACCATCTACGCTGAGGGCCAGCGCCGATATGTGGAATCCCTCTCCGCCTATGCCCGCCAGTTCCTGGGCCAGATGGACAAGCCCGATGTGGACTCCATAGATGGCCTCTCCCCCGCCATATCCATCGAGCAGAAGACCACCTCCAAAAACCCCCGCAGCACTGTGGGAACGGTGACCGAGATATACGACTACCTCCGCCTGCTCTACGCCAGAATAGGCGTCCCCCACTGTCCGGAGCACGGAATACGAATCGAGTCCCAGTCGCCGGAGAGAATCGCCGTCAGCATCCTGGAGGAGATGAAGAAAAAGGAAGAGGGGAAAAAGGAAGAGGGGAGGAGTGAAGAGGATAGAATGGTCACCATCCTCGCCCCTGTCATCCGCCAGAAGAAGGGAACCTATGGCCAGTTGCTCAAAGATCTGAACGCCGAGGGCTTCGCCCGGGTGAGGCTGAACGGCCAGATAATCAGAACTGACGAGGAGATAGAGCTTGACCGGTACAGAAAACACAATATCGATGTGGTGATAGACCGGCTGGACCCGGGAGAGGATAAGTCCCGCCTGGTGGAGGCGATCGAGAAGGCCCTGAAGAAGGCTGAAGGGCTGGTCTATGTCCTGGATGAGAATGGAAGGGAGAGGGTCTACTCCGCCCGCATGGCCTGCCCGGTCTGCGGCCTGGTCTTCGAGGAGCTGCAGCCGCGCATGTTCTCCTTCAACAGCCCCTTTGGAGCCTGCGAGTCCTGCAACGGCCTGGGCTTCAGAATGGAGTTCGACCCCGACCTGATCATACCGGACAAAGATCGCTGTATCGCCGACGGAGCAGTAGCCCTGTATCGCAATATCATCGATGGCTGGCGGGGCCAGCACCTGGCAGCAGTGGCCAAGCACTTCGGTTTCGATATCTTCACGCCGATCAAGGATCTCACCTCAGAGCAGTATGATGCCCTGATGTACGGATCAGATGATAAGATCCGCATGAATATGAGCATGAAGAACGGTGACGTCTATTGGTCGCACCGCTCCCAGTGGGAGGGGCTGATACCGCAGAGCATCCGACTCTACAGCCAGACCAGCTCCGAGTACCGCCGGGAGGAGCTGGAGAGGTTCATGCGGGTCCTGCCCTGCCCTTCCTGCCAGGGAAAAAGGCTGAAGGAGAAGATCCTGGCAGTCAAGATCCTGGACCGTTCCATTGCAGATGTATCAGACCTATCGGTGAGCGACTGCAATCAGTTCTTCCTGCATCTCGATGAGAGGCTCTCAGCCAAGGATAGGGAGATCGCCCGCCAGGTCTTAAAGGAGATCCGCTCCCGTCTGGGCTTCTTAGAGCACGTGGGCCTGGGATATCTGACCCTCTCTCGAAACGCCGGCTCCCTCTCTGGGGGGGAGGCACAACGCATCCGCCTGGCCACCCAGATAGGCTCGAACCTGACCGGCGTCCTTTACGTTCTGGATGAGCCCTCCATCGGCCTGCATCAGCGGGACAACTCCCGGCTGATAGAGACCCTAAAGAAGCTCAGAGACCTGGGAAACACACTGATTGTGGTCGAGCATGATGAGGATACCATCCGCAATGCCGATCATGTTCTGGACATCGGACCGGGGGCGGGAATCCATGGCGGCTATGTGGTGGCCGAGGGCACCCCGGTGGAGATTGAGGCCAATCCCAAATCCCTGACCGGCCAGTACCTCTGCGGCAAAAAGAGGATCGATGTGCCGGCAAAGAGGAGGCGGAGCCATAAGTTCATCCATCTTTCAGGCTGCCGGGAGAACAACCTCAAGAATATCGATGTGGACATTCCCCTCGGCATCCTGACGGTGGTCACTGGCGTCTCGGGATCGGGCAAGTCCACCCTGATCTATGACACCCTCTACCGGGCTTTGATGAAGAGGATCTATCACTCCAGTGAGAGCCCGGGAGAATACGACCATATCAGCTTCGACGCTGAGGTGGACAAGGTGATCGTCATCGATCAGAGCCCCATCGGCAGGACGCCCCGCTCCAATCCCGCCACCTACACCAAGGTCTTCGATCCCATCCGCCAGGCCTTTGCCCAGACAAAGGAGGCGCGGGTCCGGGGTTACAAGGGCGGTCGCTTCTCTTTCAATGTCCAGGGCGGCCGGTGTGAGAACTGCCATGGAGATGGCCTGATCAAGATCGAGATGAACTTTCTGGCCGATGTCTATATCGAGTGCGAGGAATGCAAAGGGAGCCGCTACAACCAGGAGACACTGGAGGTCAAGTACAAGGGTAAATCAATCGCCCAGGTTCTGGATATGACAGTGGAGGAGGCAAGGGAGCACTTCGAGAATATCCCGGCCATAAGGAGCAAGCTGGACACCCTTCTGGGAGTGGGGCTGGGCTACATCAAGCTGGGCCAGAGCTCGACCACCCTCTCCGGGGGCGAGGCCCAGAGGATCAAGCTGACCCGTGAGCTGGCCAAGAGGGGGACGGGCAGGACGGTCTACCTCCTCGATGAGCCGACCACCGGGCTGCACTTCGATGATGTGAAGAGGCTGATCCAGGTCCTCGATGATCTGGTGGCCAAAGGGAATACAGTGGTGGTGATCGAGCACAACCTGGATGTGATCAAGTCAGCAGACTACATCATCGATATGGGGCCGGAAGGAGGAGATGCCGGGGGCAGGGTGGTGGCCATCGGCACCCCGGAGGAGGTGGCGCGGGTGAAGAGGAGCCATACCGGCCGATTCCTGAGGGAGAGGCTGAAGATAGAGGAAGAGACAGTCCCTTCGGCCAGTGATGCGCCGAGCGAGCAGAAGAGGATGGCCTGTGCGGCGAGGATGTAG
- the cmr1 gene encoding type III-B CRISPR module RAMP protein Cmr1, whose amino-acid sequence MQIKIQTLTPLWTGGVDGKMDRIHETGIIGSMRWWYEAIVRGLGGWACDPTSDNKCRYNPRDIRSPKEQLCPACYVFGATGWRRQFRLEVIENAISDASIQRLIKANRRYTYTNKSGKKHTRTPKWYFETPKAGQISIEAYSLSQGFQLGIIEGLLQFMIEWTALGAKAQMGFGVMQPISDRLDANVFLNCIKGIDNNHNSNYLPSLQNIFLAKIQLQNANDRDIFDLKYDLRQLFAVDDNLRHFIMGTIKGQRTASKIKVSRPYDNGLIRVWGWIPEKASVYSEKWNRESILQCIYGHLDSYYSLKVWREMSSVRDKVDKNQEDPRIFLKSLLKVAVSE is encoded by the coding sequence ATGCAAATTAAGATTCAGACTCTGACGCCACTTTGGACCGGCGGTGTGGACGGCAAAATGGACCGCATCCATGAGACGGGCATCATTGGAAGCATGCGCTGGTGGTATGAGGCAATAGTGCGGGGACTGGGGGGGTGGGCATGTGATCCAACGTCTGATAATAAATGTCGTTATAATCCAAGAGATATTCGCTCCCCTAAAGAGCAGTTATGTCCTGCATGCTATGTGTTTGGCGCTACTGGTTGGAGGCGACAGTTTCGGTTGGAGGTTATAGAAAATGCTATCTCAGATGCATCAATTCAGCGTTTAATTAAAGCAAATCGGAGGTATACTTATACTAATAAAAGCGGGAAAAAACACACTCGTACTCCTAAATGGTACTTTGAAACGCCAAAAGCCGGCCAGATATCTATAGAGGCTTATAGCCTGTCTCAGGGCTTCCAACTCGGGATTATTGAGGGATTGCTTCAGTTCATGATCGAATGGACTGCACTGGGAGCAAAAGCACAGATGGGATTTGGAGTGATGCAGCCGATAAGTGATCGGCTTGATGCCAATGTTTTCTTGAATTGCATAAAAGGAATAGATAACAATCACAACTCTAATTATTTACCATCTCTGCAAAATATTTTCTTGGCTAAAATTCAACTACAAAATGCTAATGACCGAGATATATTTGATCTAAAATATGATCTTCGCCAATTGTTTGCGGTAGATGATAATTTACGTCATTTTATTATGGGCACTATCAAAGGCCAGCGGACCGCATCCAAGATTAAGGTCTCTCGTCCCTATGACAATGGCTTAATTCGTGTTTGGGGTTGGATTCCAGAGAAGGCCTCAGTCTATTCAGAGAAGTGGAATAGAGAGAGCATTCTGCAGTGTATATACGGGCATCTGGATAGTTATTACTCTTTAAAAGTATGGCGCGAGATGAGTTCGGTGAGAGATAAAGTCGATAAAAATCAAGAAGATCCGCGTATATTTCTCAAGAGCCTTCTGAAAGTTGCTGTCAGTGAGTGA
- a CDS encoding RAMP superfamily CRISPR-associated protein, translated as MDNRMTYQEWPTWIYAQQKKEVSDRIQEVVCKPSKREMWMVNHLTPYLFKSDEPLFKGIERATIFYRAYESLNKITTDRSRKVYKWSDDIRSVYRAKLVPKQEISLNDLEKFQPGIPHDFSSIFPPSSWSLHLSFTLRKPYISRDDTDFYILDNPVKKEWIFKVPYIAPSQWKGALRSAMMQELVSGLNCGQIDEGGFKEERLRLWRLFGNEKDGTSDFLNRSLARHLMGSMPEDEEGKHEWKKRLEAKTKEVDESFESELSHRGYHVGDIEGFQGCLHFYPTYFDRIGLEVINPHDRETGAGKNPIYFECVPAGTKGTFTLLYVPLFGPEVTEEEAKADLKAVARGVKAMMTRYGFGAKTSSGFGVVDEEQVNAMLEPKGYQDIWQEAWSEAAR; from the coding sequence ATGGATAATCGGATGACTTATCAGGAGTGGCCCACTTGGATTTATGCCCAACAAAAAAAAGAGGTTAGTGACCGGATTCAGGAGGTAGTATGTAAGCCATCAAAACGTGAGATGTGGATGGTCAATCATCTAACGCCATATCTCTTCAAAAGTGATGAACCTCTTTTCAAGGGTATCGAGAGAGCTACAATTTTCTATCGAGCTTATGAATCTCTGAACAAAATCACAACAGATAGAAGTAGGAAGGTATACAAATGGAGCGATGATATAAGGAGCGTTTATCGTGCAAAATTAGTTCCTAAACAGGAAATATCTCTTAATGATCTAGAAAAATTTCAGCCAGGAATACCTCATGATTTTAGCTCAATTTTCCCTCCTAGCTCCTGGTCCCTCCACCTCTCCTTCACCCTGCGCAAGCCCTACATCAGCCGAGATGATACCGACTTCTATATCCTGGACAATCCGGTGAAGAAGGAATGGATCTTCAAGGTCCCCTACATCGCTCCCAGTCAGTGGAAGGGCGCGCTTAGATCAGCGATGATGCAGGAGCTGGTATCCGGGCTAAATTGCGGACAGATCGATGAGGGTGGTTTTAAGGAGGAGCGGCTACGACTCTGGCGGCTCTTTGGCAACGAAAAAGATGGCACATCAGATTTCCTGAACCGCTCCCTTGCCCGCCACCTCATGGGATCGATGCCCGAAGATGAGGAGGGAAAGCACGAATGGAAAAAACGTCTGGAAGCCAAGACGAAAGAAGTTGATGAGAGCTTCGAATCGGAGCTTAGCCACAGAGGCTACCACGTGGGCGACATCGAGGGCTTCCAGGGCTGCCTGCACTTCTATCCCACTTATTTCGACCGGATTGGGCTGGAGGTGATCAACCCCCATGATCGGGAGACAGGCGCAGGAAAGAATCCCATCTATTTCGAGTGCGTGCCCGCCGGCACCAAAGGCACATTCACACTGCTCTACGTGCCCCTATTTGGGCCCGAAGTGACCGAAGAGGAGGCAAAAGCGGATCTGAAGGCGGTGGCAAGAGGCGTCAAGGCGATGATGACCCGCTATGGCTTTGGAGCAAAGACTAGCAGTGGGTTTGGCGTAGTGGATGAGGAGCAGGTGAACGCAATGTTAGAGCCCAAGGGCTATCAAGATATTTGGCAAGAGGCTTGGTCGGAGGCGGCCAGATGA